The following proteins come from a genomic window of Nostoc sp. TCL26-01:
- a CDS encoding ATP-binding sensor histidine kinase, producing the protein MITLSNYQIIELIDEGIKTSVYRAKRNQDGQPVVIKLLKTEYPDLKDIAAIKHEYELIKNLDIPGVVRAYSLEKHNNGCAIILEDFVGTSLYKIIQNGKIELQDFLHISIQLTQALGELHQHYIIHKDIKPQNIIVNLETYQVKIIDFSISSLLIQEKPKLSNPDLLEGTLAYISPEQTGRMNRSIDYRTDFYSLGVTLYQMLTGKLPFPANDPMELVHCHIAKQPIPVDEIVPEIPPVISAIIMKLLSKTAEERYQSAFGIRADLENCLSQLEKTNSIIDFSIGQQDQSSQLQIPEKLYGREAEIDILMTAFSQINQGQKALALVAGYSGIGKSALVNEIHKPVIKNRGYFIAGKYEQFQRNIPYASLIQAFQELIQQLLTESESQLTIWQEKLLAALSPNAQIIIDVIPELELIIGKQPEVPQLASAEAQNRFNLVFRKFINVFAQKEHPLVVFLDDLQWADLASLKLIQLLATDTDIQHLLLIGAYRDNEVDTSHPLMLILREIAKNSSPVKTIHCQNLKITDVCQLVSDTLKSSLEDSKELAKLIFHKTAGNPFFINQLLKFIHQENLLLFNFVTGQWQWDIQRIQMLGITDNVVDLMIGKIQKLKETTQNILKIAACIGNRFNLNILSCVNEKSHNDTALDIWEALQAGLIIPLSDSYKLPLLLEEVDIFVIDYKFLHDRVQQAAYALIPDEQKPEIHLHIGRLLLKNIDESLREDKIFDIVNQLNIGTELITAPEERYQLAELNLLSGRKAKDSAAYESAVKFLKQGLNLLVDDCWQNHYELTLALYVETVEAEYLTTNFEQAEPLFISVINNSKNILDTVKVYEKKIQFYVAQNRMREALDLDLQVLEMLGVSLSQTPPAELTIEELANLPEMTDPHKLAAMRILMTAMPPAYLADPALLPLIAFTMVNLCVQYGNSSFAAYAYGFYGLILCGGLQNIESGYRFGKLSLEILEQFDTREIKSKVYALFNIFVRHWKEHIQTTIEPLQDAVQSGLDTGDIEYVGYNGLLVCWHPFWVGENLDILEQRLEQYISLAYKIQQEHFTICLLILKQMVTELVQGQEHEYYLEGDSFNESVMQRMADNIAAIFYAYLGKTILSYFFKDYAQAIKNAQLAQQYEVAVGGTVYLSAYKFYYSLALLGLCINTTNQADIQTFIDKVAENQQQLQEWANHSPENYQHKYDLVEAEKARFLGQVLVAMENYDLAIKGAHNYGYIHEEALAYECAAEFYFHLGRHEFASLYMTKAHYGYRHWGANAKVKDLELKYPELIAKVSTQYQTGFTNTNITASTANEKSSGLDLITVIKGSQALSEVILLENLLEKLMTILIENAGAQTGILLLEKGGKLFIEAKASVEQEDLTVGQSIPLENSQQLPISVINYVTRTKKDVVLSDAKNEGGFTIDPYIIDNQVKSLMCTSIINQGKLIGLVYLENNLTVGAFTADRIQILKILSSQAAISIENAKLYANLEEKIEERTRELNEKNVRLKQTLAELKLTQTQLIQTEKMSSLGQMVAGIAHEINNPVSFIHGNLGHIDNYTQDLVGLINIYQDIYPELAPEIAEFLEDIDIDFIKEDMPKILSSMKVGTQRIREIVLTLRNFSRLDEADMKPVNIHEGIESTLLILQSRLQVKPSKPAIEIIKNYGNLPKVECYAGQLNQVFMNILNNAIDAVEKLHQDRNTQATNNNSSAIAIRTQVVNPDFVAIAIKDNGVGMSDSVKQRIFDPFFTTKPIGQGTGLGLSITYQIIVDKHHGTIECISQPGEGAEFIIQIPCHQKRSFQSLTASQV; encoded by the coding sequence ATGATTACATTATCGAATTATCAAATTATAGAATTAATTGACGAGGGCATCAAAACCAGTGTCTATCGAGCTAAGAGAAATCAAGATGGTCAACCAGTAGTTATTAAACTCTTAAAAACAGAATACCCTGATTTAAAAGATATAGCAGCTATCAAGCATGAATATGAGCTAATTAAAAATTTAGACATCCCAGGAGTTGTTCGAGCTTATAGTCTAGAAAAGCACAACAATGGATGTGCTATTATCTTAGAAGATTTTGTGGGAACTTCTCTTTATAAAATTATCCAAAATGGCAAAATTGAGTTACAAGATTTTCTCCATATCAGTATTCAACTTACCCAAGCATTAGGTGAACTACACCAACATTATATTATTCATAAAGACATCAAGCCACAAAATATCATTGTTAATTTAGAAACCTATCAAGTTAAAATAATTGATTTTTCTATATCATCACTACTCATACAAGAAAAACCTAAACTTAGTAATCCTGATTTACTGGAAGGAACTCTAGCTTATATATCTCCAGAGCAAACAGGGAGAATGAATCGGTCAATTGATTACCGAACAGACTTCTATTCTTTGGGGGTAACTCTTTATCAAATGCTCACAGGCAAGTTACCATTTCCAGCAAATGATCCAATGGAGTTAGTTCATTGTCATATTGCCAAACAACCTATCCCAGTAGATGAAATCGTTCCCGAAATCCCACCAGTAATTTCAGCAATTATTATGAAATTACTCAGCAAAACTGCTGAGGAAAGATATCAAAGTGCTTTTGGCATTAGAGCAGATTTAGAAAATTGTCTCAGTCAGTTAGAAAAAACTAATTCTATCATCGACTTTTCTATTGGTCAGCAAGATCAGTCTAGCCAATTACAAATTCCAGAAAAGTTATATGGAAGAGAAGCAGAAATAGATATTTTAATGACTGCTTTTTCCCAAATTAATCAAGGGCAGAAAGCATTAGCATTAGTGGCAGGTTACTCAGGTATTGGTAAATCAGCATTAGTCAATGAAATTCATAAACCTGTAATCAAAAACAGAGGCTATTTTATTGCTGGTAAATATGAACAATTTCAGCGTAATATTCCCTATGCTTCCTTAATCCAAGCATTTCAAGAGTTAATCCAGCAGTTACTCACAGAAAGTGAATCACAATTAACTATTTGGCAAGAAAAACTTTTAGCAGCACTCAGTCCCAATGCTCAAATTATTATTGATGTCATTCCCGAACTAGAACTGATTATTGGTAAGCAACCAGAAGTACCACAACTAGCATCAGCAGAAGCACAAAATCGCTTTAACTTAGTTTTTCGGAAGTTTATCAATGTGTTTGCTCAAAAAGAGCATCCATTAGTTGTCTTTTTAGATGATTTACAATGGGCAGATTTAGCTTCATTAAAATTAATTCAATTATTAGCCACGGACACGGATATTCAACATTTATTACTCATCGGTGCTTATCGAGACAATGAAGTTGATACAAGTCATCCATTAATGCTAATTTTGCGAGAAATTGCCAAAAATAGTAGTCCTGTCAAGACTATTCACTGTCAAAATCTCAAAATTACTGATGTTTGTCAACTAGTGAGTGATACTCTAAAATCAAGTTTAGAAGACTCTAAAGAATTAGCTAAATTAATTTTTCATAAAACTGCTGGCAATCCATTTTTTATCAATCAATTACTTAAATTCATTCATCAAGAAAATTTGCTGCTATTTAACTTTGTCACTGGTCAATGGCAGTGGGATATTCAGCGTATCCAAATGCTAGGAATCACTGATAATGTTGTTGACTTAATGATAGGTAAAATCCAAAAGCTCAAAGAAACTACCCAAAATATTTTAAAAATAGCTGCTTGTATTGGTAATCGCTTTAACTTAAATATCCTCTCTTGCGTCAACGAAAAATCTCATAATGATACAGCATTAGATATTTGGGAAGCACTACAAGCTGGGTTAATTATACCCTTAAGTGATAGCTACAAACTACCACTGTTATTAGAAGAAGTAGACATCTTTGTCATTGATTATAAATTTCTCCACGATCGCGTGCAACAAGCCGCCTATGCCTTAATACCTGATGAGCAGAAACCGGAGATTCATTTACATATTGGTAGACTGCTACTAAAGAATATTGATGAGAGTTTACGAGAAGATAAAATCTTCGATATTGTCAACCAGTTAAATATTGGTACAGAACTAATTACTGCTCCAGAAGAACGATATCAACTAGCTGAATTAAATCTTCTTTCTGGACGTAAAGCTAAGGATTCTGCTGCTTACGAATCTGCTGTCAAGTTTCTCAAGCAAGGTCTAAATTTACTGGTAGATGATTGCTGGCAAAACCATTATGAATTAACTCTTGCCCTCTATGTAGAAACAGTAGAAGCAGAATATTTAACTACAAATTTTGAGCAAGCCGAACCATTATTTATCAGTGTCATTAATAACAGTAAAAATATTCTAGATACTGTTAAAGTATATGAGAAAAAGATTCAGTTTTATGTTGCTCAAAATCGAATGCGCGAAGCATTAGATTTAGATTTACAAGTGCTAGAAATGCTGGGAGTTTCCTTATCACAAACGCCACCAGCAGAATTAACAATCGAAGAATTAGCTAATCTACCAGAAATGACTGATCCTCATAAGCTGGCAGCAATGAGAATATTGATGACAGCCATGCCTCCTGCTTATTTGGCAGATCCAGCACTTTTACCATTAATTGCCTTTACAATGGTTAATCTATGTGTGCAGTATGGTAATTCATCTTTTGCCGCTTATGCCTATGGTTTTTATGGACTAATTTTATGTGGGGGACTGCAAAATATTGAGTCAGGCTATCGATTTGGTAAGTTATCTTTAGAGATTTTAGAGCAATTTGATACTAGAGAAATTAAATCTAAAGTATACGCCTTATTTAATATTTTCGTGAGACATTGGAAAGAACATATTCAAACCACCATAGAACCGTTACAAGATGCTGTACAAAGTGGTCTAGATACCGGGGATATTGAGTATGTAGGTTATAATGGGTTACTAGTTTGCTGGCATCCTTTTTGGGTGGGAGAAAATTTAGATATTCTCGAACAAAGACTAGAACAATATATTAGTTTAGCATATAAGATTCAGCAAGAACATTTCACCATCTGTTTGTTAATTTTAAAACAGATGGTAACTGAACTCGTTCAAGGACAAGAGCATGAATATTACTTAGAGGGGGATAGTTTTAATGAATCAGTCATGCAGAGAATGGCAGACAATATTGCCGCTATTTTTTATGCTTATCTTGGCAAAACTATTTTAAGTTATTTCTTTAAAGATTATGCTCAAGCTATTAAAAATGCTCAATTAGCACAACAATATGAAGTGGCAGTTGGTGGCACTGTTTATTTATCTGCATATAAGTTTTACTATTCTCTGGCACTACTAGGTTTGTGTATAAATACAACTAATCAAGCTGATATCCAAACTTTTATAGATAAAGTTGCAGAAAATCAGCAACAATTACAAGAATGGGCAAATCACTCACCAGAAAACTATCAGCATAAATATGACTTGGTTGAGGCAGAAAAAGCCCGATTTTTAGGACAAGTATTAGTAGCAATGGAAAACTATGATCTAGCAATTAAAGGCGCTCACAATTATGGATATATTCATGAAGAAGCACTAGCTTATGAATGTGCGGCAGAATTTTATTTTCATCTGGGAAGACATGAATTTGCATCCCTATATATGACAAAAGCTCACTATGGTTATCGCCATTGGGGAGCAAATGCTAAGGTGAAAGATTTAGAGTTAAAATATCCCGAATTAATTGCTAAAGTCTCCACTCAATATCAAACAGGATTTACAAATACTAATATTACTGCCTCTACGGCTAATGAAAAGTCAAGTGGACTAGATTTAATTACAGTGATTAAAGGTTCACAAGCCTTATCAGAAGTAATTTTACTAGAAAACCTACTAGAAAAATTAATGACAATTTTGATCGAGAATGCTGGCGCTCAAACTGGAATTCTCCTACTAGAAAAAGGAGGAAAATTATTTATTGAAGCTAAAGCTAGTGTAGAGCAAGAAGATTTAACCGTTGGACAATCAATCCCTTTAGAAAATAGTCAACAGTTGCCGATCTCGGTAATTAATTATGTTACAAGAACCAAGAAAGATGTAGTTTTATCTGATGCTAAAAACGAGGGAGGATTTACGATAGATCCCTATATTATTGACAATCAAGTTAAATCACTCATGTGTACTTCGATCATTAATCAAGGTAAATTGATTGGGTTAGTTTATTTAGAAAATAATTTAACAGTGGGGGCATTTACTGCCGATAGAATACAAATACTCAAAATTCTATCTTCGCAGGCAGCGATTTCCATAGAGAATGCCAAGCTTTACGCCAACTTAGAAGAAAAAATAGAAGAGAGAACCAGGGAATTAAATGAAAAAAATGTCAGATTAAAGCAAACACTGGCTGAATTAAAACTAACTCAAACACAATTAATTCAAACCGAAAAAATGTCTAGCTTAGGGCAAATGGTTGCAGGAATCGCTCATGAGATTAATAACCCCGTCAGCTTTATTCATGGTAACTTGGGACACATTGATAATTACACCCAAGATTTAGTTGGGTTGATTAATATTTATCAAGATATCTATCCTGAATTAGCACCAGAAATTGCCGAGTTTTTAGAAGATATTGATATTGATTTTATTAAAGAAGATATGCCGAAAATTTTATCTTCAATGAAAGTCGGCACGCAGCGCATTCGGGAAATTGTCTTAACATTACGGAATTTCTCTCGTTTAGACGAAGCTGACATGAAACCTGTTAACATTCATGAGGGCATTGAGAGTACCTTACTAATTTTGCAAAGCCGTCTGCAAGTTAAACCTAGTAAACCAGCAATTGAGATTATCAAAAATTACGGTAATTTGCCAAAAGTGGAATGTTATGCTGGGCAATTAAATCAAGTATTTATGAATATTTTAAACAATGCCATTGATGCAGTAGAAAAGTTACATCAGGACAGAAATACTCAAGCAACTAATAACAATTCTAGTGCGATCGCTATTCGTACTCAAGTAGTCAACCCCGATTTTGTCGCCATTGCCATTAAGGACAATGGTGTCGGCATGAGTGATAGTGTCAAACAAAGAATATTTGATCCTTTTTTCACCACTAAACCCATCGGACAAGGCACTGGTTTAGGATTATCAATCACCTATCAAATCATTGTAGACAAACATCACGGGACAATAGAGTGCATTTCTCAACCTGGAGAAGGGGCAGAGTTTATCATTCAAATTCCCTGCCACCAAAAACGCAGTTTTCAAAGCCTGACAGCATCTCAGGTTTAG